The following coding sequences lie in one Bacteroidota bacterium genomic window:
- a CDS encoding DUF4143 domain-containing protein, giving the protein VHIVRPFSTRRAVEIISAPKVYSFDTGFISYQQSWQRLHPKDIRIMWEHFVLNELHAQLQSREIYYWRDKRGHEVDFVLSQRGSDLIAIECKWSANEFESSNLQAFWRHYPDAKIFVVGNDIERSYSREYNGMMVRFVNLAALIEAILNQGK; this is encoded by the coding sequence CGTTCACATCGTTCGCCCATTCAGCACCCGCCGCGCTGTAGAAATTATTTCTGCACCAAAAGTATATTCATTCGATACAGGGTTCATCAGCTACCAGCAAAGCTGGCAAAGACTGCATCCTAAAGATATTAGAATCATGTGGGAACACTTTGTGTTAAACGAACTTCATGCTCAATTACAATCGAGAGAAATTTATTACTGGCGTGATAAACGAGGACACGAGGTGGATTTTGTTCTTTCACAGCGGGGAAGCGACCTCATAGCAATCGAGTGCAAATGGTCTGCTAATGAATTTGAGTCGTCGAACCTGCAAGCTTTTTGGAGGCATTACCCAGATGCCAAAATATTTGTTGTTGGAAACGATATTGAGCGATCTTATAGTCGTGAATATAATGGTATGATGGTTCGATTTGTCAATTTGGCGGCGTTAATAGAGGCAATATTGAACCAGGGAAAATAA
- the ligA gene encoding NAD-dependent DNA ligase LigA, translating into MPLQKSVIEKFEKLRKEINEHDYRYYVLAEPVISDAEYDKLMSNLEELEKQYPELITPDSPTQRVSGEPTKKFPTVTHSVPMLSLSNSYTEEEVIEFDRRIKSLLQDQSYKYVCELKFDGIAVSLKYIDGILKVGATRGDGTQGDDITNNLKTIRSIPLKLDTNNKALLDIEIRGEIFMKKGDFIRMNEERELDGEKLFVNPRNSAAGTLKLQDPKIVAERPLNFYTYFLKAEKADLKNHSDCLKTLKQLKFPVNEFSRLCNNIDEVIEFWKEWEEKRETLPYDIDGVVVKVDSLRQQDLLGAIAKSPRWAFAYKFTSRKAETKLNDIKLQVGRIGTITPVANLQPVFIGGTTVSRASLYNEDYIQELDIRIGDSVIVEKGGDVIPKVTEVIKEKRPSITQKFLFPSKCPECSSKIYRPEGEVNYYCENTECPAQVKGRIMHWASRGAMDISGLGEAVVDRLVELKFIKNVADLYSLQKQKEKLATIERWGDKSVQNLLDGIEVSKQKPYHRVLFALGIRHVGMGGAQILSTSFPSIKKLLAANKDDLQNTYEIGPKITESIERYFAEKHNIDLINRLQTVGLNFEAVKLEGLPLSGKTFVLTGTLSSMTREEAKEKIENLGGKVASSVSKNVTYLVVGADAGSKLEKARQLGIEILDEDVFIKFLQP; encoded by the coding sequence ATGCCTCTACAAAAATCTGTGATTGAAAAATTCGAGAAGCTGCGGAAAGAAATTAACGAACACGATTACCGTTATTATGTTTTAGCAGAACCGGTAATTTCGGATGCAGAGTATGATAAATTGATGAGTAACCTTGAGGAACTCGAAAAGCAGTATCCCGAATTAATTACACCCGACTCACCTACGCAGCGAGTCAGCGGTGAACCGACAAAAAAATTTCCCACAGTAACTCACTCAGTTCCGATGTTAAGTTTATCGAACTCATACACAGAGGAGGAAGTCATCGAGTTCGACCGTCGAATAAAATCGCTCCTGCAGGATCAATCGTATAAATATGTATGCGAGTTAAAGTTCGACGGCATCGCAGTTAGCTTGAAATATATTGATGGCATTCTGAAAGTCGGTGCAACACGCGGCGACGGAACACAAGGCGATGATATCACGAACAACCTGAAAACAATCCGCTCGATACCTTTAAAATTAGATACGAACAACAAAGCTCTTCTTGATATTGAAATACGCGGAGAAATTTTTATGAAAAAGGGTGATTTCATTCGGATGAACGAAGAGCGGGAGCTTGATGGTGAAAAACTTTTTGTAAATCCCCGCAACTCGGCCGCCGGCACATTGAAACTTCAAGACCCGAAAATAGTTGCCGAGCGTCCCTTAAATTTTTATACTTATTTTTTAAAAGCAGAAAAAGCAGATTTGAAAAATCATTCCGATTGTTTGAAAACGTTAAAGCAGTTGAAATTTCCGGTTAATGAATTCTCAAGATTGTGTAATAATATTGATGAAGTAATTGAGTTTTGGAAAGAATGGGAAGAGAAGCGTGAAACCCTTCCCTACGACATCGATGGTGTAGTAGTAAAAGTCGATTCGCTCCGTCAGCAAGATTTGCTCGGCGCAATTGCTAAAAGTCCGCGCTGGGCTTTCGCTTACAAATTCACATCGCGCAAAGCAGAAACTAAATTAAACGACATTAAACTTCAAGTTGGTCGCATTGGAACAATCACACCTGTCGCTAATTTGCAGCCGGTTTTTATTGGAGGAACTACTGTCAGTCGTGCTTCGCTCTACAACGAAGACTACATACAAGAACTCGACATCAGAATTGGCGACAGCGTCATCGTCGAAAAAGGGGGCGATGTAATTCCAAAAGTTACAGAAGTGATAAAGGAAAAACGACCTTCTATTACTCAAAAATTTTTGTTTCCATCGAAATGCCCTGAGTGTAGTTCAAAAATTTACCGTCCCGAAGGTGAAGTAAATTACTATTGCGAAAACACTGAGTGCCCCGCACAAGTTAAAGGAAGAATAATGCACTGGGCATCGCGAGGTGCTATGGATATTTCAGGTTTGGGCGAAGCTGTAGTTGATAGATTGGTGGAACTGAAATTTATAAAAAATGTCGCCGATTTATACTCGCTCCAAAAGCAAAAAGAAAAGTTAGCCACTATTGAACGTTGGGGCGATAAGAGTGTTCAAAATCTTCTAGACGGGATTGAAGTTAGTAAACAAAAACCGTATCATCGCGTCCTCTTCGCACTCGGTATCCGGCATGTTGGAATGGGGGGGGCTCAGATTTTAAGCACAAGTTTTCCATCAATAAAAAAATTGCTTGCTGCAAACAAAGATGATTTACAAAACACTTATGAGATAGGTCCAAAAATTACCGAAAGTATCGAGCGTTACTTTGCAGAAAAACACAATATTGATTTGATAAATCGTTTACAAACGGTGGGATTAAATTTTGAAGCTGTGAAGTTAGAAGGTTTGCCTTTAAGTGGAAAAACTTTTGTTTTAACCGGAACACTTTCGAGCATGACACGCGAAGAGGCAAAAGAAAAAATTGAGAACTTAGGCGGAAAAGTTGCTTCGTCAGTTTCAAAAAATGTTACCTACCTTGTTGTAGGAGCTGATGCGGGTTCAAAATTAGAGAAAGCAAGACAATTAGGTATCGAAATTTTGGATGAAGATGTATTTATTAAGTTCCTACAACCGTAA
- a CDS encoding DUF4115 domain-containing protein, with amino-acid sequence MNICSEELKNARISQIISLEDISAATRINVKFLQAIEEGQFAILPQAYVRAFIREYAAQVGINPDDSIKKYEQSTQPQINNETASPNTAAKVRLSKQKGASQTTVLAILAIIVVVGLIGSLTFFRDDTEKTVAEIPFQQAVEETEKKPTPDSSISNLSKHSPQGLLPPASVSGDSLLLFISASESAWISLIIDEKVKNEILLLADKSMTWKAAHDFKLTVGNAGGIKIKLNNKEVPSLGKRGAVIRDIVLTRQFLEQTQR; translated from the coding sequence ATGAATATCTGCAGCGAAGAATTAAAGAATGCACGGATAAGTCAAATAATTTCTTTGGAAGATATTTCAGCCGCAACACGCATTAACGTTAAATTTCTTCAAGCTATTGAAGAGGGACAATTTGCAATTTTACCACAAGCTTATGTGCGGGCTTTTATCCGTGAGTATGCGGCTCAGGTTGGCATAAATCCCGACGATAGCATAAAAAAATACGAACAGTCAACTCAACCTCAAATAAACAATGAAACTGCGTCTCCGAATACTGCTGCAAAAGTCCGCCTGTCGAAACAAAAAGGTGCATCCCAAACTACCGTTCTGGCTATACTCGCAATCATCGTGGTTGTAGGATTGATTGGCTCGTTAACTTTTTTCAGAGATGATACCGAAAAAACTGTTGCGGAAATCCCGTTTCAGCAAGCTGTAGAAGAAACTGAAAAGAAACCTACACCCGATTCTTCGATTTCTAATTTAAGCAAACACTCACCTCAAGGTTTACTTCCCCCGGCTTCAGTGTCGGGAGATAGTTTACTCCTTTTTATTTCAGCTTCCGAAAGCGCCTGGATAAGTTTAATAATTGATGAGAAAGTAAAAAACGAAATTCTTTTATTGGCAGATAAAAGTATGACGTGGAAAGCTGCACACGATTTCAAACTTACAGTCGGAAACGCCGGGGGCATTAAAATTAAACTCAACAATAAGGAAGTTCCCTCATTAGGCAAACGAGGGGCTGTTATACGCGATATTGTTTTAACGCGGCAGTTTCTCGAACAAACACAACGATAG
- a CDS encoding PAS domain S-box protein, translated as MINPLKHIKNFTSSLGLVEQSQVVASTAVIVLMVTILSINIATGQDLRWVDFITLITVGIFGFLIVFFISKYGLQINEQHRQLLALNTIAQAVSHSVELKTVLQNSLKKVVDLLNADGGWIYLVEKDKMELKHSYKIQTKILPDQIDIDSKLAEALKLNNEPSQFTFEEEQLISERFFRYNIPTWASLPLELNTQFVGTIIIASKDSNALRPKQLELLQAFRNQISVALNNAYLFEQMKQSERLYADLYENLPDMYHSVNSDGIIVSCNKTELDHLGFTKEEIIGKKITKLYPSEYHDLILHRIKEIFNTGVDLKGVEEIMETKNGTRINVSVNTSIVHNSERKPVLIRMVARDITKQKLMEEKIIQAQKIDSIGNLAGGVAHDFNNILNSILGPASMMKRKLTESDKFYKYITLIEDSARRGASVTRQLLTFSRKSNVYFRNTDINKIISETFHLFERSIPKSTQVKWTPSKEILIVHGDEGQLEQAILNLFINSQAALPDGGIITVLCKSIITKEHLPAAFNDVPPGKYVMIKIIDNGTGIPNDIILKIFEPFFTTKDQSKGTGLGLSVVFGVVRNHDGYISVDSEIGVGTAFTIYLPRVERTEDFEIDKIAENLVGGSERVLIVDDDVGASVVGGDILRELGYKVDIAQDGFQALEKFQNNNIYDLVILDLNMPGISGKEVFYRLKKLKPSIKILICSGYSDTILNDDNFIKSIDGYLNKPYMYEELAKAVREAIDKNTIPN; from the coding sequence ATGATAAATCCCTTAAAACATATCAAAAATTTTACCTCATCGTTAGGCTTGGTTGAACAATCGCAAGTTGTTGCCTCAACAGCAGTTATCGTGTTGATGGTGACGATCCTAAGTATCAACATTGCGACGGGACAGGATTTAAGATGGGTAGATTTTATTACATTAATTACCGTCGGTATATTTGGATTTCTGATTGTTTTTTTTATTTCAAAATATGGACTGCAGATAAACGAACAACATCGTCAGTTGCTTGCCCTCAACACCATCGCACAAGCCGTTAGCCACTCAGTAGAATTGAAAACAGTTCTGCAAAATTCTCTTAAAAAAGTAGTTGACCTTCTGAATGCTGATGGCGGTTGGATCTATCTTGTCGAAAAAGACAAAATGGAGTTAAAGCATAGTTATAAAATTCAAACCAAAATTTTACCCGACCAAATTGATATTGACTCAAAATTAGCTGAAGCTCTTAAATTAAACAACGAACCGTCGCAATTTACATTTGAAGAAGAACAACTAATCAGCGAGCGGTTTTTTCGGTATAACATTCCAACATGGGCATCGCTTCCACTCGAATTAAACACACAATTTGTTGGAACAATTATAATAGCAAGCAAAGATTCAAATGCACTCAGACCAAAGCAACTCGAATTACTACAGGCTTTCAGAAACCAAATAAGTGTTGCTTTAAATAATGCGTACCTGTTCGAACAAATGAAACAATCCGAGCGGTTGTATGCCGATTTATACGAAAACCTTCCCGATATGTACCATAGCGTTAACTCCGACGGAATAATAGTAAGCTGCAATAAAACTGAACTTGATCATTTAGGTTTTACAAAAGAAGAAATAATCGGAAAAAAAATTACAAAATTATATCCCTCCGAATACCACGATTTAATCTTACATCGCATTAAAGAAATTTTTAATACCGGAGTCGATTTAAAAGGTGTCGAAGAAATAATGGAAACCAAAAACGGCACTCGAATAAACGTGAGTGTAAATACCTCCATTGTTCACAACTCCGAAAGAAAGCCGGTATTAATCCGTATGGTTGCACGCGACATAACCAAACAAAAACTGATGGAAGAGAAGATAATCCAAGCGCAAAAAATCGACAGCATCGGAAATTTGGCTGGCGGCGTTGCACACGATTTCAACAATATACTCAACTCAATACTCGGACCTGCTTCGATGATGAAACGAAAACTTACCGAGAGCGATAAATTTTATAAATACATAACTCTAATCGAAGATTCGGCTCGCAGGGGAGCTTCAGTTACACGACAGTTATTAACATTCTCAAGAAAATCGAATGTTTATTTCCGCAATACCGATATAAATAAAATTATAAGTGAAACCTTTCATCTCTTCGAAAGGAGCATTCCTAAATCGACTCAAGTTAAATGGACACCGTCGAAAGAAATTTTAATTGTTCACGGCGACGAAGGACAATTAGAACAAGCTATCTTAAATTTGTTCATTAACTCACAGGCTGCTCTGCCAGACGGTGGAATAATTACTGTGCTATGCAAGTCAATCATTACAAAGGAACACCTCCCCGCAGCTTTTAATGATGTTCCTCCGGGCAAATATGTTATGATAAAAATAATTGATAACGGAACCGGTATCCCGAATGATATCATCTTAAAAATTTTCGAACCGTTTTTTACAACTAAAGACCAATCGAAAGGAACCGGACTTGGCTTATCGGTGGTCTTCGGTGTTGTCAGAAACCACGATGGTTATATTTCAGTAGATAGTGAAATCGGTGTTGGGACTGCTTTTACGATATATCTTCCGCGAGTTGAAAGAACAGAAGACTTCGAAATAGATAAAATTGCAGAAAATCTTGTCGGTGGAAGTGAACGCGTGCTGATCGTCGACGACGATGTAGGAGCCAGCGTTGTAGGTGGCGATATCCTGCGTGAACTTGGATATAAAGTTGACATTGCTCAAGATGGTTTTCAAGCCCTTGAAAAATTTCAGAACAACAATATCTACGACTTGGTGATACTTGACCTCAATATGCCCGGCATCAGTGGTAAAGAGGTTTTTTATAGATTGAAGAAGCTAAAACCTTCTATCAAAATTTTAATTTGCAGCGGGTACAGCGATACTATTTTGAACGACGACAATTTTATTAAATCTATAGATGGATATTTAAATAAACCATATATGTACGAAGAGCTTGCCAAAGCGGTTCGTGAAGCTATTGATAAAAATACAATACCAAATTAA
- a CDS encoding phosphatase PAP2 family protein — protein MIIALSQFDTGISKEFYRKAFMSQSLSKAADNFGETFGWGYFAGAGLISFESLISRNSSTEYFTKLELLLESIAVTQIITQTLKLSTQRMRPNFSDDHSFPSGHTSSTFAMAASLNGIYGWQAGIPAYVLASIVGLQRINSNAHYLSDVLSGALIGTLVGQGFSSIHHQNKNDAPMLNTFFFFDSRSYALQANVVFRLNL, from the coding sequence GTGATCATCGCTTTAAGTCAATTCGATACAGGTATCAGCAAGGAGTTTTATAGAAAGGCGTTTATGTCGCAATCGTTATCTAAAGCAGCCGACAACTTTGGCGAAACTTTCGGTTGGGGCTATTTTGCCGGAGCGGGGTTGATTAGTTTCGAAAGCTTGATATCACGAAACTCTTCTACAGAATATTTTACGAAGTTAGAATTGTTGTTAGAGTCGATTGCTGTTACTCAAATAATAACACAAACTTTAAAATTATCGACACAGCGGATGCGGCCAAATTTTTCTGACGACCACTCGTTTCCTTCGGGACATACTTCATCTACATTTGCAATGGCTGCAAGTTTAAACGGAATATATGGCTGGCAGGCAGGTATCCCGGCATACGTTCTCGCTTCGATTGTCGGGTTACAACGGATCAACTCGAATGCTCATTACTTATCCGATGTTCTGAGCGGCGCCCTCATCGGAACACTTGTCGGGCAGGGGTTCTCCTCTATTCATCATCAAAATAAAAACGATGCGCCGATGTTAAATACTTTTTTCTTTTTCGATTCGAGGTCATATGCTTTGCAGGCTAACGTAGTTTTCCGTTTGAATTTGTAA